The Corynebacterium mycetoides genome includes the window GCCAGAAGTGGCGGGCGTCGGGCACGAAGGCGAAACCGATGATCACGGTTGCGAAGAAGGTCAGCACCGAGATGACGGCGGCCCACCAGCGTTTTTGAAACAGCAGCACCAAACCCATGTAGGCCGGGGTTAGTTTCAGCCCTGCGGCGATTCCGATGCCCATCCCCGGCAGGCGCCGGCTACCGGGCAGGATGTCGAGCGCGACGAGGAGCATGAGGAAGATGTTGATCTGCCCGAAGAAGAGCGTGCCGTGGACAGCTTCGTTGCCGATGCTGGCGCACGACAGCAGCACGCAGACCAGGAGGGTCAGTGGGGTGAGCTTGAAACCTCGCTCGCGAAACACCAAAGCGATGATCACCGCGAGGGCGGCAAGCATCCCGATCTGCCATAGGATGATGAGTGCGTTGTCCGTCAGATACGCGAACGAGGTAAACAGCACACCTGCAAACGGCGGGTAGGTAAACGGCAGGTCGAAGATGTAGGCCTTGTCGTACAGGTTCTCGCCCCGCAGCAGTGCCTGCCCGCCCATGCGATAGATCTCCAGGTCGAGGGGCACTCGCCAGCGCAACGCGTGGTCCTCGGGCTGGTGAAAAGTGCGGAAGACCATCAACGCGATCAGCGCGCTCAACCCGATGATCAAGGCGGGTGTACCGGCGAGCACTTTTTCCGGGGTGTCGGAGGCGCGGAAACGAGGTGGTGTCGCCGCGTGACGCGGTTGGGGCCTATTAACGACAGTCATTTGATGAACCTTTTGGGTGAGCTCCAACATCGGGCTCGTGGTGGGTGGGGGTTTCAACTGATCAGCTTGATTCGCTGTTTGCCACCTCATCGTTTCACAAAACCGTGCCCAGACCTGGCTTTGACGACCATCCGGCGAGCCGGATCTTCTCGAGCCGCGCGAAGCGTAGCGCGGCGCCACTCTTCGTTTACGTCGGTACACTAGATGTTGCATCGTAGGAAATACATTGAAGGGAAATAGTATGTCTACTTTTCAGGGCAAGGTCGCACTCGTTACCGGCGCAGGCTCGGGCATCGGCGCGGCGGTAGCCAAGAAGCTCGCCGCCGAAGGTGCGAGGGTAGTGGTGGCGGATCTGAAGGTCGATGCCGCCGATACGGTTGTTGAGGAGATCGTCAAAGCTGGCGGAGAGGCAGCGTCGTTCGAGATTGACACTGCCGATTCTGAGAAGAACAAGGAAGCCGTGGCGTTTGCTGTCAAGAAGTTCGGCTCCCTTGAGCTCGCTGTCAACAATGCTGGTATCGGTGGCACGTCCAACAAGGTCGGGGAGATGGATCTGGAGGACTGGGATAACGTCATTGCCATCAACCTTTCGGGCGTCGCCTACGGCAACCGCTACCAGATTGAGCAGTTCCTTACGCAGGGGAACACCTCCGAGTGCGCGATCGTAAACATGGCCTCGATCCACGGCACGGTCGCAGCTCCTGGCAATGCCGCTTACACCGCCGCGAAGCATGGCGTTGTTGGCCTGACCAAGAACGCCGCTGCTGAATATGGCGCGGAAGGCATCCGCATCAATGCTGTGGGCCCGGCATACATCGATACTCCGTTGCTCAAGAACCTGCCTGACGAAGCCCGCGAGGGCCTTATTGCCAAGCACCCGACCGGGCGTTTGGGCACGGCAGATGAGGTCGCCGCATTGGTTTCGTTCCTGCTCAGCGATCAGGCTTCCTTCATTACCGGTAGCTACCACCTTGTCGACGGTGGTTACACCGCTGTCTAGCGTTTAGCTGAGGAACGCACACGAAAAGGCCCCATCAAGGGGCCTTTTGCAACTACGTGACGGGTACTGGACTAGTGCTCGTCGTAGTGGTCGCCGTGAGCGGCGTGGCGGTGGCCGTCGTGGATGTAGTCCACGTGGTCGCCGTGGGGGACCGCGACGTGGCCGCAGCCCTCGCCGTGGGTGTGGCCGGCGTGCTCGCCGTGCTCGGTGTGCTCGGCCAGGATGCACTCGTCCCAGTGGCCGTCGTGGCTGCGGTGCAGGTGGCCGTCGTGCACGTAGTCGACGTGGTCGCCGTGGGGGACCGCGACGTGGCCACAGCCCTCGCCGTGGACGTGGTCGTGGGTCTCATGGATGGTGTGGGTGCTCATGGAACAATCCTTTCTCGCTGTTTTCAACTAGTTTCCATTAAACCCAGTTTCCAATTAGTTTTCAACAATGGGGCTAGATCGGGGGTGCTAAATCCAGTTGAACTCCACGTGGGTTGTGGTTCCCAGCGGCTCGACGTGCACGATCGTCCGCGCGCCTCCAACGGCCTCGTCCACGCCGTCTTCGACCATGTCGGCGTATTCGTGCGCGCGGTCCACATTCCACTGCCCGGGCACTTGCATGACGACGTTGACCAGGCGCTCACGCCCGAATGCAGCCGTGCGCACGTCGGTGAACTTGATTGCGTGCTGCTCTTCCACGCCGTCGAGGTAGTTCTTGATGGCGAGGCGCTCGTCCTCCGGCAGGGCCTCTGAGAGGAGGCTGACAAGAGAATTCTTGAGCAGGGTGTAGCCGGTAACGAGGATGTTGATTCCGACGGCCAGCGCGATGAGGGGATCGAGAATCTCCCACCCGGTCAGCCACACCAGCGCGATGCCCACGAGCACCCCGGCTGTGGTCCATACGTCGGTGAGGAGGTGGCGTCCGTCAGCGGCGAGAGTCGCGGAGCGGTGTTTCTTGCCCGCCCGCACCAGCGCTACGCCGACGGCGAGGTTCAACGCTGCGGCGAGCGTCGATAAGAGCAAGCCCACTCCGGCCTGCTCGATCGGCTGGGGATCGATGAGCCGCTGGACGGCGGTGTAGATGATGGCCACGGATGCGACCAAAATCATCGACCCCTCCACTTGCGCGGAGAAGTACTCGGCCTTGGCGTGACCGAAGTTGTGGTTGACGTCGGCCGGTTTCGCGGAGATTTTCAGCGCCCAGAGCCCGACGACGGCCGCGACGACGTTGATGAAGGACTCGATGGCGTCCGAGAGAAAACCCACCGACCCGGTGACCCACGCGGCGACGAGCTTGAGCACGATGGTGGCAACTGATGCGGCGATGGACAGCCACATGAATCGTTCCAGCAGCTTCTGTCCGTCGAGCACGGCGGGTCACCTCATTCCCGGATGGGCTTAGCGACGTTCGCATCCGGCCTATACTCGGTGGGCATGGATACCCGAGGCTGGATAATCGCAATTGTGGGCGCCGTCGCCGGCGCCCTGTTTTTTGGATGGTTGCTGCGGATGTTGGGGGTGAGCGGCTTCGCCTACACCGTGCTAGTGCTGGTCGGCTCGGCCGTCACCTCCGCCATCGCAGGCAGGTTACTGCGTTAATTAGATGAGCTCGAGCACGGCCTTACCGACGCCCGCGGCGCTCATCGGGTTCTGCCCGGTGACAAGGAGACCGTCGACAACGACGTGCTCGGTCATCGGGACAGCGCCCTTGCTGTACTCGCCGGCCTGCGCGCCCAGCTCGTCCTCGAGGCTGAACGGGACGTTGTCCGCGCGGCGGGCCACCTTCTCCTCGGCCCAGGTGAAGCCGGTGACCTTCTTGCCGTCGAGCAGCTTGGAGCCGTCGGCGAGCGTCACGTTAAGCAGACCGGCCGGGCCGTGGCACACGGCGGAAACGATCTTTCCGGCATCGGCGAAGCTTGCCACGGCCTCGCGCACGGTCTCCGAGGTGAAGTCGTACATCGTGCCGTGCCCGCCGGTGAGGTAGATCCCGTCGTAGCTGTCCTTGTCCACGTCGGCCAGCGCCGGGGTGTTGTCGAGGCGCTTCATAAACTCGCCGTCCTCGTAGCGCTTGTCGGTGTCGCCCATCCCGATCACGGGCGGCATCAGGCTAACGGGATCGAGGGGGACAACGCCGCCCTGCACGCTCGCCAGGTCCACGGTGTGGCCCGCTTCGGTCAGAACGTCGTAGAAGTGGGTGTACTCGCCCAGCCAGAGGCCGGTGCGGTATCCAGAGGTTTGGTAACGGTATGTGCTTGTTGCTACTGCAAGGAATTTCATTGCTCCGACCATAGCACCGTCGCGAGGCGCGCGGAAGACCCTCGATCGGCTACACTTCGCACCCATGTCGACAACCACTTCCGCCCCGAAACGCGGGCTTAAATCCGACCCGTTGATCTTTTATACGTCGGTCGGATTCATTGCCCTCTTCGTCGCGTTGACCGTCGTGTTCGGCGACCGCGCCCGCAGCGCCTACTCGGCCATCTCGGGTGCGCTGATGGACAACTTCTCGTGGTTCTACATCGGCGGGGTCTCCGCCGTCCTAGTCTTCCTCATCGTCATTTTCGTGTCCAAGTACGGCAACCTGCGGCTTGGTGACGATGACGACGAGCCCGAATACACCCTGCCCGTCTGGTTCGCGATGCTCTTCGCCGCCGGGATGGGCGCGACGCTGTTGTTCTGGGGCGCGGCCGAGCCGCTGCACCACGCCTACAATCCCCCGCGCGGTGACTTCGAACCGATGAGCCGCGAGGCCATCAATCAAGCTTTCGAGTTCACCTACTACCACTTCGGTATCCACATGTGGGTGATCTTCACCCTTCCGGGCCTGGCCATGGGCTACTTCAGCTACAAGCGCAAGATGCCGGCGCGTCTGTCGTCGCTGTTCGCCCCGCTGCTGGGCTCGCGCGTGTACGACTGGCCGGGCAAGCTTATCGACGCCTTCGGCATCATCGGCACCGTCTTCGGCATCGGCGTCTCGGTCGGCCTGGGTGTGCTGCAGATTTCCGCTGGCATGAACATCATGTGGGGCGTGCCGCTTGTCACCCCGGTCCAGCTGGGCATCATCCTGGCGATTACTGTCGCCGCGTGCCTGTCGGTGGCCTCCGGCTTGGACAAGGGCATCAAGTTCCTCTCCAACCTCAACATCGCCGCGACCGTCGTCCTCATGGTGTTCGTGCTGCTGGCCGGACCGACGCTGAAGTTGATTGGGCAGGTCACCGAGTCCTTCGGCATCTACGCCAACTCGCTGCCTGAGCTGATGTTCTGGGTGGACTCCTATAACGACAACCCCGGCTGGCACGCGACGTGGACCGCCTTCTACTGGGCGTGGAGCATCTGCTGGGCGCCGTTCGTGGGCATGTTCTTCGCCCGCATCTCCAAGGGTCGCACGGTGCGCGCGTTCATCGGCGGCACCCTGCTGCTGCCGACCACCTTCGACATCCTGTGGTTCTCCATTTTCGGCCGCGCGGCCACCGAGATCGAAGCCGCCGATCCGGGCGTGCTCACCGGGCCCGTCGTAGAGCAGGGCGATACCCCGCAGGCGCTGTTCACCTTGCTGTCGCAGTACCCGATGTACGGGCTGGTGGGCACCGTCGCCCTGTTCGTGATCATCCTGTACTTCGTCACCTCCATGGACTCCGCCGCGATGGTGATGGACATGTTCGCCTCCGGTGAGGAGAACAAGACGCCGACGTATTACAAGGTCGGCTGGGTCGTGGCCATCGGCGTGGTCACCGCCGCGTTGCTGTTCATCAATGACACGGGGATCCAGGCGCTGCAGGAGGTTGTGATCATCATCGCCCTGCCGTTCTTCATCATGTACTTCTTCATGATGTACTCGCTGCTCAAGGCAATGAACGACGACTCGGCCGCACGCCGCCGCATTCGCACCCGGCAGTGGGAGAAGACGGACAGTGCCGAGAAGCTGGAAGAGGCGGAGAACCGCCCGGCTCCGGGTTATGACGCCGAGGGCAACGAGATTGCCCGTCCCGAGCTGGAGTACGACCTGGAGGAGGGCGGCTGGAAGCTGTCGGAGTCGCTCATCATCGAGGGCGACCTCGCCATCGGCGGCGAGGTGGACCAGGACTGGGGCGGCGACTCAGAGCCGACCTTCACCATCGTCGACGAGGAAGGCCCGCGGCGCCACTAGGGGAAACATGCGTGGGAAGTGATGGAAACTCCGCAATGCGGAGTTTTCTTACGCGTTGAGCCTGCTGCGAGAGGTTGCTATATCCGCAGGTCAGGGTGGATGTCGAACGTGCTTGCTACGGTACGTGTGTTCGATACAGTTGCTAGCTCGAGGGGGAGCAATGACCACCACATATCCTGTCCAACCTGACCCAGCCGACCTGGCCGAGGGCATCGTCGCATCGTTCGCGTACCTGACGCGTCGCAAAGCGGAGATCCTGCGAGACATCGGAAGATTTGACTCCGCCGGCCTGGCGCGGCGCTTCGGAGCGTCGACAACCGCGCTGTGGCTCGTCCAGCGCCTGGGGGTGTCACAGACCACGGCGCATGAATACGTCAAGGTGGCGCGCGCCTTGCTCGAGTTTCTCCTGGTGGCGGACGCGTTTGCGTCGGGGGATCTGAATTACTCCAAGGTGCGGCTCATTCTGCCCTACGTCACCGCCGAGAACGAAGGCCAGCTCGTGGAAATGGCCACTGAGCTCGGCTATCACGAGCTCGAGCGAGCGTTGCTGGCGTTTCGCGAAGGGGAATCCGACCGCGAGAAATCCTACGTGCGCATCAGGGTCCGCGACAACGGCCGGGTGCGGCTGTGGGGCAACTTCTCTGCGGCCGAGGGGGCGCAGCTGATGGCTGCTCTCAAGCTGGGGGAGCTGGCCTACCACGACATCGACTTCGACGATCTGGACCGCGACGCCGACGGGGCGGTGGATGATCAAGCGGCCAGCGCGGCCCTCGACTCAAGCGCCACATCACTGTCCGGTTTCGGGCTGCCACCGGGCAAGGCCCTTCTGGCCTCGTTTATGGGGATGGTGAACATGGTGCGGACGTCGCCACGCTCCTCCCTGCGCACGCCGGGTGCGCACGTGAACATTGTCATGACCACGGACGGGCGCGCGTACCTGCCGCACAACCCCGGCGCGCCGTCGGAGGCGCTGAAGAACTTCCTGGACAGCGCCCATTATCGCGTGAGCCGGGTCGACGAGAAATGTCTCGTGCTCAATACAGGACGGATGCAGCGCCTAGCCACGGCGGGCCAGATCAACGCCCTGATGCTGATGTGGGGCGGGACCTGCGCCATGCCGGGATGCACGCACACGCGGTTTATGGAGATGCACCACATCCGTGACTGGGCGGACGGCGGGCCGTCGGACCTGGACAACCTGCTGCCGCTGTGCTCGGCGTGCCACGCACTCGTGTCCGAAGGGTCGGTCACCATCAAGAAAGACTACGGGGACGTGCACTTCCTCATGCCCGACGGCGCACGGTTCGTGGCCCGCGACCACGGCCTGCCCGTGCGGAGCGACGACGCAATGACCGTCGAGGAGTTCAATTCGTTGGATTTTGCCTAACTGCGTGACAAGTACCCGGAGCGGATCTGAACAAATCGCACTACTGCGGAGGTGAGAGCGAGAGCGGACAGCGCGAAGAAAGGAAGCGTCGGCCCGACGCGCGGCTCCAGCCACTGGATGAACGGCGGCAGAGCGAAACCGATGTAGGTGGCGACATAGTAGATGCCGATGACGCGACCGCGATGCGCCGGCGGGGAGTAGGTGTCCACGTCCAGCAAACCGTCGCGCAGACACAGTCCGTACGCCGTGCCCAGGAGCAGGGCCGCCACGATGAACACGGCAAACGTCGGTTGCGGGCCCGCGAGGCCGACGATGAGCATGCCGGCAGCCGAGGCAAGTGCGCCGACCACGCCCGAGAGTGGCCCCCAGTCGAAGCGGCGGCCGAGAGCCTGGAGGATGAGCGCGGTTCCGAAGCCCAGGCCGGCTGCGATCCCGGGAACGAACACCCCGGTGGGGAAGTAATGGGCCACACGCGCGGACAGGCCCACGACGGTGGTGGTGATCGAGGCGAAAACCCAGAGGGCGACGGGGACCGACGTCGCCAGCGCCTTGGCCGCGGAGCGCTCGTGGGCCGGAACAGGAGCCGGGTCCTGGGGAGGGGCCGAGGAAGCCTCGAGCGGCCTCGTGTTGGGCACGTCGCCGACGACGAGAGACACTGCGACGGCAACGAGTGAGAGGACAATCGTCACGGCGTAGGGCACCCAAATGTACGGCACCACGGAGGCGATGATGCCGGAGAAGATGGGCCCGAGAGCGAAACCCGAGGTGAGGAAAATTCCGGCAAGGGTCGCGCCCGACGCCCCTGCGAGCCGGGCGGCCCACGCGGTGCCCGCGCTGACAACCAAGCCGACTCCCAGTCCGACGACGAAGCGGCCGGCGAGCAGCGGGAACGGCGTGTGCGTCAGCATGAGAACGGCATTGCCGAGGGCGGCGACGAGAGAGCCGGTGATGACGACGGGCCGGCCGCCGAAGCGGTCGGCGAGGAACCCGCCCGCGATGAGGCAGGGGAAAAGTCCCGCCGCGTAAATGCCGTAGGCGCTGTTCGCCAGCAACGCGTCCATACCCGCGCGTTCTTTCAGGGCAACCAGCACGGAGGCGAAGTGATTCGCCCCCCAACCAGCGGTAATCAGGAAAAAGAGAACGCTGGCGAAGACCTTGCGAGTGGACATGCATACAAATTTAGCGGGCGAGACTCTTTTCGGAGCTATTTTCGAAGGGTTGAAGCGCACCCGTGCGGCCGTAGGAGAGGTGGCGGTGCGCCCACTCGAACGGGCCCTGCCTGCCGGCGGCCTCCAAGGCGGTGGCCAGCGCCAGGGTGATCAGCCAGACGAGGAGACCGACCCCGAGCTTCCCGCTTACCGACGCCTCCAGCCCCAGCCCGAACCCGAAGGGCATGGCCAGCAGAATGAACAGGAAGGACTGGGCGAGGTAGCCGGACATGGAGCGCTTGCCCAGGGCGACGAACGGGTACGCCCAGCGCGGGTTGGTAGTCATGTCCTTTGTCAGCAGGGCGAAGAATGCGAGGATGCCGGGTCCGGTGAACAGGCCGATGCCGGTATTGGCCAGCATCAGCGGCGTCTCCAGGCGCGGGTCGATGACCCCGATCGCGGACAGGCCCCACGGCAGGCCGATGAGAAGGATGATCGCCACAGCGACCAGCACCCAGGTCGTAAGGACGCGGCGGTGCTTATCGACGTTGACGAGGTAACCCTCGCGGGCCCATACGTATCCGATGATGGCGAGTCCGAGCAACTGGAGGACGGCGAACGGTGTGCTGGCGATCATCATCCCGCCGGCGCGGGCGTTCTCGGCGAAGTAGGTACCGACGCTGGTGATCTCGGTGGTGGGGACCCGAGAAGCGGGAACGCCTATGTCGGGAGCGAAGTACATCCCCACGGCCCCGAGGGTCGAGAGGAGCGCGGAGCCGACGAGGATGATATAGGCGATGATGCGGAGCGACTTCGACTGCACCGGAAAGAGAAGCGCCAAAATGACGCCGATGAGGCCGTAAATGAACATGATGTCGACGTAGAACACCAGCAACATGTGGGCGAGGCCGAACAGTGCGAGGATGACGTAGCGGCGCGCAAGGACTTTGCGGGCGGCCGCCTGCGGGTAGTGCTTGCGGTACAGGCTGGCTGTGACGAGCCCGAGGCCGAAGCCGAGGAGGGTGGAGAACATCGGCAGTCCGCGGACGTGGACGAACATGGTCGATAAGACCGCTAGGAACTGGTCGAGTCCGCTGTCCGGGCGTACGCCGCCGACGGTGTGGCCGGGTTCGCTGCCCAGGTTGTAGCCGTTGGTGAGCCAGGCAGTAGCGGAGTTAGCCGCGGCGATTCCGAGCAGAGCCAGTCCCCGAGCGAGGTCGGGGAGGATGAGGCGGGGAGAGGTCGCAGATTTGGTCACACCTGATTAACTTAGTAGTTCCATTACGTTGTGGACAAGCGTGCCCCCCGGACGTTACGAGTGTGACAAGGTAGAGTCCGGTTACATATGTTGCAGATGGTGCAATTGTTGTTAGAGAGAAAGTGAACTGATGGTTCGTCGCCTATTCACCCCCGTCGTCGCCGCGCTGATTGTCCTCGTGAGTGCGGTCCTAGCGCCGACGGCGACCGCGCAAGAGGACCCAAACTACGTGTGGCGCACCGACCCGGTGTCCAAGGTCCTGGCCGCGAAACCCATGGCCGATCGCGTCTTGCACCGCGTGCCGGGGTCGTACCACGACGCCCAGCCGATCGCGCCGGAGGCGTGGGAGGCCCAGCAGAGCAGGGGTAAGGCGCTCTACGGACCGGGCACGCCGATCTACGTCGACGGCAACGTCATGTGCACCGTCGCCGTCGCGGGCTACGACGCCGCGGGGCGCCAGGTCGCCGTCACGGCGGGCCACTGCGGCACCGAGGGGCAGACTGTGACTTCGGCGGATGCCGTCGGCGTGGGGGTCTCGGGCAGGATCGCGGCGGTCAACCGGGACCTGGATTACGCCGTGATCGAGCTGTTTCCCAACGCGGAGGTCGGGCGCACCTACAACGGCGTGACCGTCAACCGGCTGAGCGTGGAGCCCCGGGCCCTGGGCCAAGTCGTGTGCAAGTCCGGCTACGCCTCCGCCCAGACGTGCGGGGTGACCTGGATTGATGACGGCCGCACGAACCTGAACCAGGTATGCGCCATGCAGGGCGACTCGGGAGCCCCGCTGCTGGCAGCCGACGCGCTCGTGGGCATCATCAACGGCGGCATCGTCAACGCACCCTGCCACTCCCCGCTGCAGGGCCCGGTGTTCTCGCCGACGGCCTCATCGCGTTTCGACGCCATTCTGGCCGCCATGAACAGCGGCACCGCGCCGGGCAGCGGCTTTAGGCTCCCCTGATCTCGCGCAGCACAACATCATGCAGGGCCCCGTTGGTGGCGACAGCGTCGGCGCCATGAGGGCCCTGTGTCCCGTCCAGGGACGTGAAGCTTCCGCCGGCCTCGGTGACCAGAACGGACAGCGCCGCGAGGTCCCACAGGGAGACCTCCGGCTCCGCCGCGATGTCCACGGCGCCTTCCGCCACGAGGCAGTAGCTCAAGAAATCCCCGTAGCCGCGCAGACGCCAGGTCTTCTCCGTCAACGCAATGAAGTTCCCGCGCAGCCCGCGCTCCTGCCAGCCGGCGAGTGAGGAGAACGAGAGGGAGGCGTCGGCAAGCGTGCCCACCTTGGACACGTTCAGGCGCTTGAGCCCCCCGCCGTTGAAGGTGCGCCAGGCGCCGGCGCCTTCGGAGGCGTACCAGCGCCGGGCCAGGGCGGGGGCGGAGACGACGCCGGCGACCGGGACACCGTCGACAAGCAGCGCGATGAGCGTGGCCCACACGGGAACGCCGCGGACGAAGTTCTTGGTGCCGTCGATGGGGTCGATGACCCACTGGCGGCCCTCGAAGGAGGCCTCGCCGCCGAACTCCTCGCCGAGCACGGCATCGGCGGGACGCGCGGCGGCGAGCTCGGCGCGCAGCGCCTGCTCGACGGCGAGGTCCGCGTCGGAAACGGGGGTCATGTCCGGCTTGGACTCCACGCTGAGGTCTGCCGCCTCGAAGCGCTCGAGGGTGATCGCATCGGCGGCGTCCGCGAGTTTGAGGGCCAAGGCGAGGTCGTCGGCGTAGTTAGACATGCTCCGACAGTGTAGTCACCACATCGCCCACCAGGCGCGCGTTGCCCGCGACGCACCACACGACACCGCCGGCAGTGACCTTGACGGCGCGCCCGCCCGCGGCCTCCACCAGCGCCTTGCCGGGCAGCCAGTCCCAGTCGGCCACGGAGTGCTGCAGCCAGCCGCCCATCTGCCCGGACGCGACGAGCGCCAGGTCGATGGAGCCCGCGCCCCACATGCGAATCGTCGCCGCGTCTTTGACCGCGTCCGTCCACGCTTCGCGGATCGCCTCGTCCTTCATCGAGCGCGGGTGCAGGTATGTCGCCAGCGCCAGCTCGTCGAGGCCGGCGTCGGCAAGCGGGGCCAGCGGGGTACCGCCGACGGTGGCGCGACCGCCCGCCGACGTCATCGTCACCGCGACAGGCCTGCGCATCAAGTTACTCGGCGGGGTGGAACTTTCCATCGACGGGCGCGCGGTCGAGTTCTCTGAGCGCTACACCTGGTACGGCACCATGTACTCTGACGTGCCGAACTTCGCGGCCGTGATTGGCTACATCAACCACTCGTGGACGGTGCGCTCGGACATGACGGCGAAGATGATCGCGCGCATCCTGCGCCGCCTGCGCGCCAGCCAATCGACATCGGTCACCCCGGTCACCCCGGCGACGGTGGGCGAGGGCAGACCGTACATGGACATGCAGTCCGGCTACCTGTCGCGCGCAGCGGCCGTGATGCCGAGGTCGACGCAGAACTACCCGTGGTCAGCCAAGCAGAACGTGCTCGAGGACACCTGGAACACCTCCCGCGCGCGCCTTGACGACGGCCTGGTCTGGTCCTAGATCCAGTTGAACTCCACGTCGGTCTCGGTGCCCAGCGGCTCGACGTGCACCACCGTCGTCGCGCCCCCGAGCGTGCCGTCGATGCCCTCTTCGATCATGTCCGCGTACTCGTGGGAGCGATCCACGCTCCACTGGCCCGGCACCTGCATGACCACGTTGACGAAACGCTCCCGGCCGAAGGCGGCGGTGCGCACGTCGGTGAACTCCACGCCGTGATCTACGGAGAACTCATCGAGGAATGCTTTGATGGCAAGTCGCTCGTCTTCCGGCAAGGCCTCCGAGAGCAGGCTGATGAAGGAGTTTTTCAGCAGCATGTACCCGGTGAACAGGATGTTGACGCCCACCGCCAGGGCAATGAGCGGGTCGAGGATTTCCCAGCCGGTCAGCCATACGAGCACGATGCCCGCGATAACGCCCACGGTGGTCCACACGTCGGTTAGCAGGTGGTGGCCGTCGGCGCCCAGCGTCACCGAGCGGTACTTCCTGCCAGCGCGAACCAGCGCCATGCCGACGCCGAGGTTGAATCCGGCGGCGAGCGCGGAGAGGACCAGGCCCACGCCAGCCTGCTCGATGGGCTGGGGCTCAATCAGGCGCTGCACCGCGGTGTAGAAGATCGCTACCGCGGCCAGCAGGATCATCGAACCTTCTACCTGGGCGGAGAAATACTCCGCTTTGGAGTGCCCGAAGTTGTGGTTTTCATCGGCGGGTTTCGCCGCGACTTTAAGCGCGATAAGGCCGACGACAGCTGCCACCAAATTGATGAGAGACTCGATTGCGTCGGACAAAAACCCCACGGACCCGGTGACCCAGGCGGCGGCGAGTTTGAGCGCAATCGTTGCCACGGAGACTGCGATGGACAACCACATGAACCGCTCGAGCAGCTTCTGTTCATCAATCACAAGACGGTTGTCCTTCCCTGTGGCCCCAGTCCTCTACACCTGGCGGGCATGGATATGAGTCGCTGGATCATCGCAATCGCAGGCGCCGTTGTCGGAGCGCTGTTCTTCGGCTGGCTGCTGCAGATGCTGGGCGTAACCGGCATTTTATACACGGTGCTCGTGCTCATCGGCTCGGCCGTCACATCCTCGCTGGCCGGCACCTTGTTCAAGCCCCGCTAAAACGACGCGACCTGGCAATTCTATCCCGTGCCTGTTTGCCCCGCCGGGCAGGCTCGTCAGCGTGATACCGCGACGTCGAGCAAGCTCAGAGAAATGCTCCACAAAGCGCTTGGAGCGCGAGCCGGCGGCGCAGTAGACCACCACGTCACAATCGCGCGGCAGCGCATGCAGCAGGGTTCGTGCCGCCTCCGGGTCAGCCTCCCACACGCTCGTCGGCAGGTGGTGGGTTGCGCCCGGGATGTCGGAGATCGCCTTTTCGTGGCCTTCCCGCACGTCCAGCCCGAGGGCCTCGCCGCGAGCGAGCCTGTCTAGCAGCGCGCGTGCCGACGCCCCCTCCACCTCGCAGGCGCCGACACCTGCCGCGTCGTAGGTTCCGAAACCCGTCACAAGGTCTCGCGCCGGATCGCGGGCGACGTCGAAGGTGCGGATTGTTGCGCTCAGCGCGTCGTACATCCGTAGCCTACCCACCACTGACTCGCCGACGCCGGTGATGAATTTGATCACTTCGGTCGCCATCAGCCCACCGACAACGCTGGTGGTCACCCCGA containing:
- a CDS encoding inositol monophosphatase family protein, whose translation is MRRPVAVTMTSAGGRATVGGTPLAPLADAGLDELALATYLHPRSMKDEAIREAWTDAVKDAATIRMWGAGSIDLALVASGQMGGWLQHSVADWDWLPGKALVEAAGGRAVKVTAGGVVWCVAGNARLVGDVVTTLSEHV
- a CDS encoding HNH endonuclease signature motif containing protein, which produces MTTTYPVQPDPADLAEGIVASFAYLTRRKAEILRDIGRFDSAGLARRFGASTTALWLVQRLGVSQTTAHEYVKVARALLEFLLVADAFASGDLNYSKVRLILPYVTAENEGQLVEMATELGYHELERALLAFREGESDREKSYVRIRVRDNGRVRLWGNFSAAEGAQLMAALKLGELAYHDIDFDDLDRDADGAVDDQAASAALDSSATSLSGFGLPPGKALLASFMGMVNMVRTSPRSSLRTPGAHVNIVMTTDGRAYLPHNPGAPSEALKNFLDSAHYRVSRVDEKCLVLNTGRMQRLATAGQINALMLMWGGTCAMPGCTHTRFMEMHHIRDWADGGPSDLDNLLPLCSACHALVSEGSVTIKKDYGDVHFLMPDGARFVARDHGLPVRSDDAMTVEEFNSLDFA
- a CDS encoding DUF418 domain-containing protein; protein product: MTKSATSPRLILPDLARGLALLGIAAANSATAWLTNGYNLGSEPGHTVGGVRPDSGLDQFLAVLSTMFVHVRGLPMFSTLLGFGLGLVTASLYRKHYPQAAARKVLARRYVILALFGLAHMLLVFYVDIMFIYGLIGVILALLFPVQSKSLRIIAYIILVGSALLSTLGAVGMYFAPDIGVPASRVPTTEITSVGTYFAENARAGGMMIASTPFAVLQLLGLAIIGYVWAREGYLVNVDKHRRVLTTWVLVAVAIILLIGLPWGLSAIGVIDPRLETPLMLANTGIGLFTGPGILAFFALLTKDMTTNPRWAYPFVALGKRSMSGYLAQSFLFILLAMPFGFGLGLEASVSGKLGVGLLVWLITLALATALEAAGRQGPFEWAHRHLSYGRTGALQPFENSSEKSLAR
- a CDS encoding S1 family peptidase; translation: MVRRLFTPVVAALIVLVSAVLAPTATAQEDPNYVWRTDPVSKVLAAKPMADRVLHRVPGSYHDAQPIAPEAWEAQQSRGKALYGPGTPIYVDGNVMCTVAVAGYDAAGRQVAVTAGHCGTEGQTVTSADAVGVGVSGRIAAVNRDLDYAVIELFPNAEVGRTYNGVTVNRLSVEPRALGQVVCKSGYASAQTCGVTWIDDGRTNLNQVCAMQGDSGAPLLAADALVGIINGGIVNAPCHSPLQGPVFSPTASSRFDAILAAMNSGTAPGSGFRLP
- a CDS encoding MFS transporter, producing the protein MSTRKVFASVLFFLITAGWGANHFASVLVALKERAGMDALLANSAYGIYAAGLFPCLIAGGFLADRFGGRPVVITGSLVAALGNAVLMLTHTPFPLLAGRFVVGLGVGLVVSAGTAWAARLAGASGATLAGIFLTSGFALGPIFSGIIASVVPYIWVPYAVTIVLSLVAVAVSLVVGDVPNTRPLEASSAPPQDPAPVPAHERSAAKALATSVPVALWVFASITTTVVGLSARVAHYFPTGVFVPGIAAGLGFGTALILQALGRRFDWGPLSGVVGALASAAGMLIVGLAGPQPTFAVFIVAALLLGTAYGLCLRDGLLDVDTYSPPAHRGRVIGIYYVATYIGFALPPFIQWLEPRVGPTLPFFALSALALTSAVVRFVQIRSGYLSRS
- the hisN gene encoding histidinol-phosphatase, giving the protein MSNYADDLALALKLADAADAITLERFEAADLSVESKPDMTPVSDADLAVEQALRAELAAARPADAVLGEEFGGEASFEGRQWVIDPIDGTKNFVRGVPVWATLIALLVDGVPVAGVVSAPALARRWYASEGAGAWRTFNGGGLKRLNVSKVGTLADASLSFSSLAGWQERGLRGNFIALTEKTWRLRGYGDFLSYCLVAEGAVDIAAEPEVSLWDLAALSVLVTEAGGSFTSLDGTQGPHGADAVATNGALHDVVLREIRGA